The Rhododendron vialii isolate Sample 1 chromosome 8a, ASM3025357v1 genome has a window encoding:
- the LOC131335631 gene encoding protein C2-DOMAIN ABA-RELATED 4-like: MSDSTMEKMLGLLRIRIHRGINLAIRDVHLRSSDPYVVVRMGKQKLKTRVVKKNVNPEWNEDLTLSIADPNTPIKLMVFDRDTFTFDDKMGDAEFDIKPFIEAVKMRLEGLPDGTIITRVKPSRQNCLSEESNIIWINGKTVQKMFLRLRNVERGELELQLQWIDIPGSRGL, translated from the exons ATGTCTGATTCAACGATGGAGAAAATGTTGGGTCTCCTCAGGATCCGCATTCACAGGGGCATCAATCTCGCCATTAGAGATGTCCATTTGAGAAGCAGTGATCCCTACGTTGTTGTACGGATGGGCAAACAG AAACTGAAGACTCGAGTAGTGAAGAAAAATGTGAATCCAGAGTGGAACGAAGATTTGACACTTTCTATTGCAGATCCAAATACCCCAATCAAGCTT ATGGTCTTCGATAGGGATACATTCACATTTGACGACAAAATGGGAGATGCTGAGTTTGATATCAAACCGTTCATAGAAGCTGTAAAAATGCGGTTGGAGGGTCTCCCAGACGGAACCATTATCACAAGAGTAAAACCGAGCCGCCAAAACTGCTTGTCTGAAGAGAGCAACATCATATGGATCAATGGAAAGACGGTCCAAAAAATGTTCCTCAGATTGCGAAATGTGGAACGCGGTGAGCTGGAGTTGCAGTTGCAGTGGATTGATATTCCTGGTTCGAGGGGTTTGTAA